Proteins encoded together in one Janthinobacterium tructae window:
- a CDS encoding S9 family peptidase yields the protein MSITHHAARRRSAWLSILPALLLSTLAPSALADTTTVATPTAPVAAKTAWQETRHGTLVTDDYRWLQKKTDPAVIDYLNAENAYTAAVTAPIQPLADKVTAEIKGRMQEVDLSVPARQGNFYYYTRTEAGKQYPLHCRRPVGAGGAYDAQAAEEILLDQNQLAEGHKFFAVRAFAISPNEQLLAYTTDTTGFRQYELHVKDLKTGKLLGDTMPRVTSLAWAADNATLMLTQEDATTKRADRLFRLALGGTPQQVYHEPVEQFAIGVSRTRDQRYFVLTARSTDTSEVLLLPTNKPEGHFQSVLKREKGHRYSVEHRDGQLYILTNKEAKNFRVVSAPLSAPQPKHWKPVVPHNKDAVIQSIDVFQGYLVVMEKARALNRARIFDFAHKNWKTVQFDDPVYLATAAGTPEFTATQFRMSYQSPVTPPTVIDVSMQDGKRTVLKQQEIVGGFDGSRYTTQRLWVTARDGVQVPLWIVYKKGVKLDGSAPLLLYSYGSYGISTEASFAISRISLLERGVIYAQAHIRGGTDMGEAWHEDGMLMKKKNTFNDFIDSADYLVREKWTSPNRLIIQGGSAGGLLMGAVVNMRPELFHAVHAAVPFVDVMNTMMDASLPLTTGEYLEWGDPNQKAAYDYMLSYSPYDNIARKNYPAMLVTTGLNDSQVMYWEPAKYVAKLRAHKTDGNALLLKTNMGAGHGGASGRYNAIAENAFNMAWMLSQWGITQ from the coding sequence TTGTCCATTACCCATCACGCTGCGCGCCGCCGCTCCGCCTGGTTATCCATCCTGCCGGCCCTGCTGTTGTCCACCCTGGCGCCATCCGCGCTGGCCGACACCACCACCGTTGCCACGCCCACCGCGCCGGTCGCCGCCAAGACAGCCTGGCAGGAAACGCGCCACGGCACGCTCGTCACGGACGACTACCGCTGGCTGCAAAAGAAGACCGATCCTGCCGTGATCGATTACCTGAATGCGGAAAACGCCTACACGGCGGCCGTCACGGCCCCGATCCAGCCGCTGGCCGACAAGGTGACTGCGGAGATCAAGGGCCGCATGCAGGAAGTGGATCTGTCCGTGCCTGCGCGCCAGGGTAACTTTTACTATTACACGCGCACGGAAGCGGGCAAGCAATACCCGCTGCATTGCCGCCGCCCTGTCGGCGCTGGCGGCGCCTACGATGCGCAGGCAGCTGAGGAAATCCTGCTGGACCAGAATCAATTGGCCGAAGGCCACAAATTCTTTGCCGTGCGCGCGTTTGCCATCAGCCCGAATGAGCAATTGCTGGCCTATACCACCGACACGACGGGTTTCCGCCAGTACGAGCTGCATGTCAAGGATTTGAAAACGGGCAAGTTGCTGGGCGATACCATGCCTAGAGTCACGTCGCTGGCCTGGGCGGCGGACAATGCCACGCTGATGCTGACGCAGGAAGACGCCACCACCAAGCGCGCGGACCGCTTGTTCCGCCTGGCCCTGGGCGGCACGCCGCAGCAGGTCTACCACGAGCCGGTGGAACAATTCGCCATCGGCGTGAGCCGCACGCGCGATCAGCGCTACTTTGTGCTCACCGCGCGCAGCACGGATACCAGCGAAGTGCTGCTGTTGCCAACGAACAAGCCGGAAGGCCATTTCCAGAGCGTGCTGAAACGCGAAAAAGGCCATCGCTACAGCGTCGAACACCGCGACGGCCAGCTGTATATTCTGACCAACAAAGAGGCGAAGAATTTTCGCGTCGTCAGCGCGCCATTGTCTGCGCCGCAGCCGAAACACTGGAAACCCGTCGTGCCGCACAACAAGGATGCCGTGATCCAGTCCATCGACGTGTTCCAGGGCTACCTGGTGGTGATGGAAAAGGCGCGTGCGCTGAACCGCGCGCGCATCTTTGATTTTGCGCACAAGAATTGGAAGACGGTGCAGTTCGACGACCCCGTCTACCTGGCCACGGCGGCCGGCACGCCCGAATTTACCGCCACGCAATTTCGCATGTCCTACCAGTCGCCCGTCACGCCGCCCACCGTCATCGACGTCAGCATGCAGGACGGCAAGCGCACGGTGCTGAAACAGCAGGAAATCGTCGGCGGCTTTGACGGCAGCCGCTACACCACGCAGCGCCTGTGGGTGACCGCGCGCGATGGCGTGCAAGTGCCGCTGTGGATCGTCTACAAGAAGGGCGTCAAGCTCGACGGTTCTGCGCCGCTGCTGCTGTACTCGTATGGCTCGTATGGCATTTCCACGGAAGCCAGTTTTGCCATCAGCCGCATCAGCCTGCTGGAGCGGGGCGTCATCTATGCGCAGGCGCATATTCGCGGCGGCACGGACATGGGCGAAGCCTGGCATGAAGACGGCATGCTGATGAAGAAGAAAAACACCTTCAATGACTTCATCGACAGCGCCGACTACCTGGTGCGCGAAAAATGGACCAGCCCGAACCGCCTGATCATCCAGGGCGGCAGCGCCGGCGGCCTCCTGATGGGCGCCGTCGTCAACATGCGCCCTGAGCTGTTCCACGCCGTGCACGCGGCCGTACCGTTCGTCGACGTGATGAACACCATGATGGACGCCAGCCTGCCCCTGACGACGGGCGAATACCTGGAATGGGGCGACCCGAACCAGAAAGCGGCCTACGACTACATGCTCAGCTACTCGCCCTACGACAACATTGCGCGCAAGAATTACCCGGCCATGCTGGTGACGACGGGCCTGAACGACAGCCAGGTCATGTACTGGGAACCGGCCAAGTATGTGGCCAAGCTGCGCGCGCATAAAACGGACGGCAATGCGCTGCTGCTGAAAACGAATATGGGCGCCGGCCACGGCGGTGCTTCGGGCCGCTACAACGCCATCGCCGAGAATGCCTTCAATATGGCGTGGATGCTGTCGCAGTGGGGTATTACCCAATAA
- a CDS encoding ABC transporter ATP-binding protein encodes MELNLPTPVLHIEHLDFHFPTHSVFQGCNLQFGPGISWLRGANGAGKTTLLKLAGGALLPARGAIRLDDVDSGRMPLAYRAQAFYCGGDAPALPWLQVHEFLDLHLALYPGSDQSLLNDELSAFALTSTLQQSITALSLGQHKKLQLALALALPVRLLLIDEPFNGLDASAMAYLRQRLSDPSRLARQCIVLTSHLVPDVPLAATVEI; translated from the coding sequence ATGGAATTGAACCTGCCTACTCCCGTGCTACACATCGAGCACCTCGATTTTCACTTCCCCACGCACAGCGTCTTCCAGGGCTGCAATCTGCAATTCGGCCCCGGCATCAGCTGGCTGCGCGGTGCGAACGGGGCCGGCAAGACAACCTTGCTGAAACTGGCGGGCGGCGCCCTGCTGCCCGCGCGCGGCGCCATCCGCCTCGATGACGTCGACAGTGGCCGCATGCCGCTGGCCTACCGTGCCCAGGCATTCTATTGCGGCGGCGACGCGCCCGCCCTGCCCTGGCTGCAAGTGCATGAATTTCTCGACCTGCACCTGGCCCTGTACCCTGGCAGCGACCAGTCGCTGCTGAACGACGAGTTAAGCGCGTTTGCCCTGACGTCCACCTTGCAGCAAAGCATCACCGCCCTCTCGCTGGGCCAGCACAAAAAACTGCAACTGGCCCTGGCTCTGGCCTTGCCCGTGCGCCTGCTGCTGATCGATGAACCGTTCAATGGCCTCGATGCATCCGCCATGGCGTACTTGCGCCAGCGCCTGTCCGACCCGTCCCGCCTGGCGCGCCAGTGCATCGTGCTGACCAGCCACCTGGTGCCGGACGTACCGCTGGCGGCGACGGTGGAAATATAG
- a CDS encoding CzcE family metal-binding protein, which produces MLNTHRSAVAILCAALAAFATSAIAAGPTGTPADYGSSAPHAAAQRSIELQADTRHINVTRGETVTIARAGQRFTWHVQTFNHQTTFALSEIAPQDMPVDGVQVYVAANPLYTGS; this is translated from the coding sequence ATGTTGAACACCCACCGCAGCGCCGTGGCGATTTTGTGCGCCGCCCTTGCCGCCTTTGCCACCTCGGCCATTGCCGCCGGTCCCACGGGCACGCCCGCCGACTATGGCAGCAGCGCCCCGCACGCCGCCGCCCAGCGCAGCATCGAGCTGCAGGCCGACACCCGCCACATCAACGTCACGCGCGGCGAAACCGTCACCATCGCGCGCGCCGGCCAGCGTTTTACCTGGCACGTGCAAACTTTTAACCATCAAACGACATTCGCCCTGAGCGAGATCGCGCCGCAGGACATGCCCGTCGATGGCGTGCAGGTGTATGTCGCCGCCAACCCGCTGTACACGGGCAGCTAA
- the ahpF gene encoding alkyl hydroperoxide reductase subunit F has translation MLDATLKTQLKSYLEKVVYPLELVASLDDSAKAREMKELLQEIVLLSDKITLVERLDAGVRAPSFSINRTGSDIGVRFAGVPLGHEFTSLVLALLQVGGHTIKFDDAVIEQIRNLDGDYEFETFISLSCHNCPEVVQALNAMAVINPRIKVTTIDGGVFPKEVEERQIMAVPMMFLNGEHFGQGRTNVEEILAKLDTNAGARQAAALSKKDVFDVLIVGGGPAGAAAAIYAARKGIKTGVLAERFGGQTLDTMAIENFISVKETDGPKFAMALEQHVKTYDVDIMNTQRASKLTPGKLIEIETANGAILKAKTVILATGARWREINVPGEKEYRNHGVAYCPHCDGPLFKGKRVAVIGGGNSGVEAAIDLAGLVKHVTLIEFGAELRADAVLQRKLHSLPNVTVITSAQTTEIHGDGKIVNGLSYTDRVSGESKKVELEGVFVQIGLVPNTEWLKGTVALSRHGEIEVDARGQTSIPGVFAAGDVTTVPYKQIIIATGEGAKAALSAFDHLIRSDDEEVVEESAVKEALTA, from the coding sequence ATGTTAGATGCAACCCTCAAAACCCAACTGAAATCCTACCTGGAAAAAGTGGTGTATCCGCTTGAGCTGGTCGCTTCTCTCGATGACAGCGCAAAAGCCCGCGAGATGAAGGAATTGCTCCAGGAGATAGTCCTGTTGAGCGACAAGATCACGCTGGTCGAGCGCCTTGACGCTGGCGTACGGGCGCCGTCGTTCAGCATCAACCGTACCGGCTCCGATATCGGCGTGCGTTTCGCCGGTGTGCCACTGGGCCACGAATTTACCTCGCTCGTGCTGGCGCTGCTGCAAGTGGGCGGCCACACCATCAAGTTCGACGACGCCGTGATCGAGCAGATCCGCAACCTCGACGGCGATTACGAGTTTGAAACGTTTATTTCGCTCTCCTGCCATAACTGCCCGGAAGTGGTGCAGGCATTGAATGCCATGGCGGTGATCAACCCGCGCATCAAGGTCACCACCATCGATGGCGGCGTGTTCCCGAAAGAAGTGGAAGAGCGCCAGATCATGGCCGTGCCGATGATGTTCCTGAATGGCGAGCACTTCGGCCAGGGACGCACGAATGTCGAGGAAATCCTCGCCAAGCTCGACACCAACGCCGGCGCACGCCAGGCGGCAGCGTTGTCGAAAAAAGATGTCTTTGATGTACTGATCGTCGGCGGCGGTCCTGCCGGCGCGGCAGCGGCCATCTATGCGGCCCGCAAAGGCATCAAGACGGGCGTGCTGGCCGAGCGTTTCGGCGGCCAGACCCTCGACACCATGGCCATCGAGAATTTCATTTCCGTCAAGGAAACCGATGGTCCGAAGTTTGCCATGGCGCTGGAACAGCACGTCAAGACCTATGACGTCGATATCATGAACACCCAGCGCGCCAGCAAGCTGACCCCAGGCAAGCTGATCGAGATTGAAACGGCGAATGGCGCCATCCTGAAAGCCAAGACCGTCATCCTGGCCACCGGTGCCCGCTGGCGCGAAATCAATGTGCCGGGCGAGAAGGAATACCGCAACCACGGTGTCGCTTACTGCCCGCACTGCGATGGCCCCTTGTTCAAGGGCAAGCGCGTGGCCGTGATCGGCGGCGGCAACTCGGGTGTGGAAGCGGCGATCGACCTGGCCGGCCTGGTAAAGCACGTGACCCTGATCGAGTTCGGCGCGGAATTGCGTGCCGATGCGGTGCTGCAACGCAAGCTGCACAGCCTGCCTAACGTGACCGTGATCACCTCGGCGCAAACCACCGAGATCCACGGCGACGGCAAGATCGTCAATGGCCTCAGCTACACGGACCGGGTCAGCGGCGAGTCGAAAAAGGTCGAGCTGGAAGGCGTTTTCGTGCAAATCGGCCTGGTGCCGAACACGGAGTGGCTGAAGGGGACAGTGGCACTGTCGCGCCACGGCGAAATCGAAGTCGATGCCCGCGGCCAGACCTCGATCCCAGGCGTATTTGCGGCCGGCGACGTCACCACGGTGCCGTACAAGCAGATCATCATCGCCACCGGCGAAGGCGCCAAGGCAGCCCTGTCCGCCTTTGACCACCTGATCCGCTCGGATGACGAGGAAGTGGTTGAAGAGTCCGCAGTCAAGGAAGCACTGACGGCGTAA
- the ahpC gene encoding alkyl hydroperoxide reductase subunit C yields the protein MSLINTQVKPFKATAFHNGKFVDLTEASLKGKWSVFVFYPADFTFVCPTELEDLADHHAEFQKLGVDVYGISTDSHFAHKAWHDTSDAIKKVQYALIGDPTGTLSRNFEVMIEEEGMALRGTFVINPDGFIKVLEVHDNGIGRDASELLRKVKAAQYVAAHPGEVCPAKWTEGAATLTPSLDLVGKI from the coding sequence ATGTCGCTCATCAATACCCAAGTTAAACCATTCAAGGCAACCGCATTCCACAATGGCAAATTCGTCGACCTGACGGAAGCGTCGCTGAAAGGCAAGTGGTCGGTATTCGTGTTCTACCCAGCCGACTTCACCTTCGTTTGCCCAACCGAACTGGAAGACCTGGCCGATCACCACGCCGAGTTCCAGAAGCTGGGCGTCGATGTCTACGGCATCTCGACCGACTCGCATTTCGCGCACAAAGCATGGCACGACACCTCGGACGCGATCAAAAAAGTGCAATACGCACTGATCGGTGACCCAACCGGTACCCTGTCGCGCAATTTCGAAGTCATGATCGAAGAAGAAGGCATGGCACTGCGCGGTACCTTCGTCATCAATCCGGACGGCTTCATCAAAGTGCTGGAAGTGCATGACAACGGCATCGGCCGTGACGCATCGGAACTGTTGCGCAAAGTCAAGGCAGCTCAATACGTTGCCGCTCACCCAGGCGAAGTTTGCCCAGCCAAATGGACGGAAGGCGCAGCAACGCTGACCCCATCGCTGGACCTGGTTGGCAAGATCTAA
- a CDS encoding DUF3597 domain-containing protein, which yields MGIFSNIYNKIFHHSSDAAPAATPAAATDAPAAPAAAAAPAVAVPVVDVEVVLVDLAGKNAETLNWRTSIVDLMKLLQLDSSLASRKELAQELHFTGDTNDSASMNIWLHRQVMIKLAENGGKVPEELKN from the coding sequence ATGGGCATTTTCAGCAATATTTATAACAAAATCTTCCACCATTCGTCCGACGCTGCTCCGGCAGCCACGCCAGCGGCCGCTACCGACGCGCCAGCGGCACCGGCAGCCGCCGCTGCACCAGCGGTTGCCGTGCCAGTGGTGGACGTGGAAGTGGTGTTGGTCGACCTGGCCGGCAAGAACGCGGAAACACTCAATTGGCGCACGTCCATCGTCGACCTGATGAAATTGCTTCAACTCGACAGCAGCCTGGCTTCGCGCAAGGAACTGGCGCAAGAGCTGCACTTCACGGGCGACACCAATGATTCGGCCAGCATGAATATCTGGCTGCACCGCCAGGTGATGATCAAGCTGGCGGAAAACGGCGGCAAGGTACCGGAAGAACTCAAGAACTAA
- a CDS encoding EAL domain-containing protein — MPMKAFDAFRCCFILLLCLTTPARALEAISLQLNFTHQFQFAGYYAAIEQGYYREAGLEVKLVEGSGVPLAEAAVLTGQADYGVGNSTLLLSRMAGKPVVVLAVVFQHSPSVLLMRQHGGAPDVHRLVGAPVMIGAATDVAAASDEISLFLQKMGVAPEQMRHLPPSYRIEDLIDGKVDAIAAYSTNEADYLDRAGFPYYQFTPRTAGIDFYGDNLFTSEYELRRHPERVKAFRAASLRGWQYAMAHREEMAHLIHAKYSQRHDPAHLLYEAQQMEVLLQPVLVELGYMNPQRWQHIADTYAAMGVLPRNATDSRAYQGFLYHPVPGADLGWLYLSLGVAGSLLAVSAAFHFSNLARERRRTEETIRQGELRFRTMFEEAPMGIALIDTVSGQFLDINPRYLAIAGRSLEHMKRSNWMEISHPDDVAGEQAHVAQLLARRMPGFRHAKRIVRPDGDVVWVDASVTAIATACHGGPHHLCMLEDVTDKRQTEALIWQQANFDTLTQLPNRRMFHERLRQALAQGRRDTSRVAILFIDLDHFKEVNDTLGHHQGDILLIEAARRIRVGVRETDTVARLGGDEFTVILSDLDDLQQVDRIARQILDGLLAPFLLGQEQAFVSASIGITLYPDDAGTIEDLLKHADQAMYVSKGAGRNRYSYFTPAMQVAAVNRMRMGADLRTALREQQMQLYYQPIVELHSGNIAKVEALLRWHHPQRGIVCPPDFLALAESSGLIVDIGDWVLRTAAAQLLRWRAQGQAIGLPGLQLCLNQSPLELQREVEAPGTWLRQLMALDVPASAIVLDMREDALLGAGSGMAPRLQHLREAGLQIALDNFGSGPASLTQLQQCSIDYLKLDGVLVRKLAPGASELVLCEAIVTMAHKLGLQVIAEGVETEEQRARLLEIGCDFAQGELFAPPLAIEAFDALLHARRPLHP, encoded by the coding sequence ATGCCGATGAAAGCATTCGACGCTTTCCGCTGCTGTTTCATTCTGCTGCTGTGCCTGACCACGCCCGCCCGCGCGCTGGAAGCTATCTCCCTGCAGCTCAATTTCACGCACCAGTTCCAGTTTGCCGGCTATTACGCGGCCATCGAGCAAGGTTATTACCGCGAGGCGGGGCTGGAAGTCAAACTGGTCGAAGGCAGCGGCGTGCCGCTTGCCGAGGCGGCCGTGCTGACGGGCCAGGCCGACTACGGCGTGGGTAACAGTACCTTGTTGCTCAGCCGTATGGCCGGCAAGCCCGTGGTGGTGCTGGCCGTGGTGTTCCAGCATTCGCCCAGCGTGCTGCTGATGCGCCAGCATGGCGGCGCACCGGACGTGCACCGGCTGGTGGGGGCGCCGGTGATGATCGGTGCGGCCACCGATGTGGCAGCCGCATCCGATGAAATCTCGCTGTTTCTGCAGAAAATGGGCGTCGCGCCGGAACAGATGCGGCACCTGCCGCCCAGCTACCGGATCGAGGATTTAATCGATGGCAAGGTCGACGCCATTGCCGCGTATTCCACCAACGAAGCGGATTACCTGGACCGGGCGGGCTTTCCCTACTACCAGTTTACGCCGCGCACGGCCGGCATCGATTTCTATGGCGACAACCTGTTTACCAGCGAGTACGAACTGCGCCGCCATCCCGAGCGCGTCAAAGCGTTCCGCGCGGCCAGCCTGCGCGGCTGGCAATACGCGATGGCGCACCGCGAGGAAATGGCGCATCTGATCCATGCCAAATACAGCCAGCGCCACGACCCGGCGCATCTGCTGTACGAGGCGCAGCAGATGGAAGTGCTGCTGCAGCCCGTGCTGGTGGAACTTGGCTACATGAATCCCCAGCGCTGGCAGCATATCGCCGACACCTATGCCGCCATGGGCGTGCTGCCGCGCAATGCCACGGACAGCCGCGCCTACCAGGGCTTCCTGTATCACCCCGTGCCAGGCGCCGACCTGGGCTGGTTGTATCTGTCGCTGGGTGTGGCGGGCAGCTTGCTGGCCGTGTCGGCTGCCTTTCACTTCAGCAACCTGGCGCGCGAGCGCCGCCGCACGGAAGAAACCATCCGGCAAGGGGAATTGCGCTTTCGCACCATGTTCGAGGAAGCACCGATGGGCATCGCCCTGATCGATACCGTGAGCGGACAGTTTCTGGATATCAATCCGCGCTATCTGGCCATCGCCGGGCGCAGCCTGGAGCATATGAAGCGCTCGAACTGGATGGAGATCAGTCATCCCGATGACGTGGCGGGTGAGCAGGCACACGTGGCGCAGTTGCTGGCGCGGCGCATGCCGGGCTTCCGCCACGCCAAGCGCATCGTGCGTCCCGATGGCGACGTGGTGTGGGTCGATGCCTCGGTGACGGCCATCGCCACGGCGTGCCACGGCGGCCCGCACCACCTGTGCATGCTGGAAGATGTGACGGACAAGCGGCAAACGGAAGCGCTGATCTGGCAGCAAGCCAATTTCGATACCTTGACGCAATTGCCGAACCGCCGCATGTTCCACGAGCGCCTGCGCCAGGCGCTGGCTCAGGGACGGCGCGATACGAGCCGCGTGGCCATCCTGTTCATCGACCTCGACCATTTCAAGGAAGTCAACGACACCCTCGGTCACCACCAGGGCGATATCTTGCTGATCGAAGCGGCGCGGCGCATCCGCGTGGGCGTGCGCGAAACGGATACGGTGGCGCGCCTGGGCGGCGATGAATTCACGGTGATCCTGTCCGACCTCGATGATCTGCAGCAAGTTGACCGCATCGCGCGGCAGATACTCGACGGCTTGCTGGCGCCGTTCCTGCTGGGACAGGAGCAGGCCTTCGTTTCGGCCTCGATCGGCATCACCCTGTATCCGGACGACGCGGGCACGATCGAGGACCTGCTCAAGCATGCGGACCAGGCCATGTATGTGTCGAAAGGCGCGGGGCGCAACCGCTACAGTTATTTTACGCCCGCGATGCAGGTGGCGGCCGTCAACCGCATGCGCATGGGGGCGGACTTGCGCACGGCCTTGCGCGAACAGCAGATGCAGCTGTATTACCAGCCCATCGTCGAACTGCACAGCGGCAATATTGCCAAGGTGGAAGCCTTGCTGCGCTGGCACCATCCGCAGCGGGGCATCGTGTGCCCGCCGGATTTCCTGGCGCTGGCCGAGAGCAGCGGCTTGATCGTCGACATCGGCGACTGGGTGCTGCGCACGGCGGCCGCGCAACTGCTGCGCTGGCGCGCGCAGGGCCAGGCCATCGGTTTGCCGGGGCTGCAACTGTGCCTGAACCAGTCGCCGCTGGAGCTGCAGCGTGAAGTCGAGGCGCCCGGCACCTGGCTGCGCCAGCTGATGGCGCTCGATGTGCCGGCTTCGGCTATCGTGCTCGACATGCGCGAAGATGCGCTGCTGGGCGCCGGCAGCGGCATGGCGCCGCGGCTGCAGCACTTGCGCGAGGCAGGCTTGCAGATCGCCCTGGACAACTTCGGCAGCGGCCCCGCCTCGCTGACGCAATTGCAGCAGTGCAGTATCGACTACCTGAAGCTCGACGGCGTGCTGGTGCGCAAGCTGGCGCCCGGTGCCAGCGAACTGGTGTTGTGCGAAGCCATCGTCACCATGGCGCACAAGCTGGGCTTGCAAGTCATCGCCGAAGGGGTGGAGACCGAAGAGCAGCGCGCGCGGCTGCTGGAAATCGGCTGCGATTTTGCGCAAGGCGAGCTGTTTGCGCCGCCGCTGGCCATCGAAGCATTCGATGCGCTGCTGCACGCCCGGCGGCCCTTGCACCCTTGA
- the rbsD gene encoding D-ribose pyranase, translated as MKKTPLLNIALSQMIASLGHGDMLVIGDAGLPSQPGVPLIDLALTRGIPGFIDTVNAVLTEMQVEYHLLASELPQHNPAMAAQVAALAVPDARQVTHEEFKQLSKGARAIVRTGECSPYANIILVAGVVF; from the coding sequence ATGAAAAAAACACCGCTGCTTAATATTGCGTTGTCGCAAATGATTGCATCGCTCGGTCATGGCGACATGCTCGTCATCGGCGACGCGGGCTTGCCCTCGCAGCCGGGCGTGCCCCTGATCGACCTGGCCCTGACGCGCGGCATCCCCGGCTTCATCGATACCGTCAATGCGGTATTGACTGAAATGCAAGTGGAATACCATTTGCTCGCCAGCGAGTTGCCGCAGCACAATCCGGCCATGGCGGCGCAGGTGGCGGCCCTGGCTGTGCCCGATGCGCGCCAGGTGACGCACGAGGAGTTCAAGCAATTGAGCAAGGGCGCGCGCGCCATCGTGCGTACGGGTGAGTGCAGTCCGTATGCCAACATCATTTTGGTGGCAGGCGTCGTGTTCTAG
- the rbsK gene encoding ribokinase, translated as MIVVIGSINMDLVLRVPRMPLPGETLTGGAFRTIPGGKGANQAVACARLSGKVAAGGQQVAMIGCVGDDAFGATLRAALVGDGIIDSHITTLPGVASGIASILVDDNGQNSIVIAGGANDLLSPAHIDAAKELIEQADIVVLQLETPMATVVHAIKLARSLGKTVVLNPAPAASLPAGVLELVDYLIPNEIEAAMLAGVSPDGADVQALAAALQKLGSDNVIITLGSKGVHAALYGGDFTFPAEVVQAVDTTAAGDTFIGGFVAGLASGMDEAEAIQQGQRAAAWSVTKPGAQTSIPHLHELF; from the coding sequence ATGATCGTGGTTATCGGCAGCATCAATATGGACCTGGTCTTGCGCGTGCCGCGCATGCCCCTCCCCGGCGAAACCCTGACGGGCGGCGCGTTTCGAACCATTCCTGGCGGCAAGGGCGCCAACCAGGCCGTGGCCTGCGCGCGCCTGAGCGGCAAAGTAGCCGCCGGTGGCCAGCAAGTGGCCATGATCGGCTGCGTGGGCGACGACGCCTTCGGCGCGACCTTGCGCGCGGCGCTGGTGGGCGACGGCATCATCGACAGCCACATCACCACCTTGCCCGGTGTCGCGTCCGGCATCGCTTCCATCCTGGTCGACGACAACGGCCAGAACAGCATCGTGATTGCCGGCGGCGCCAACGATTTATTGAGCCCCGCGCATATCGACGCGGCAAAAGAGCTGATCGAGCAGGCCGATATTGTCGTGCTGCAGCTGGAAACGCCGATGGCCACCGTCGTGCACGCCATTAAACTGGCCCGTTCGCTGGGCAAGACGGTGGTGCTGAACCCGGCCCCGGCCGCCAGCTTGCCGGCAGGCGTGCTGGAACTGGTCGACTACCTGATTCCGAATGAAATCGAAGCGGCCATGCTGGCCGGCGTCAGCCCGGACGGCGCGGACGTCCAGGCGCTGGCGGCCGCGCTGCAAAAGCTGGGCAGCGACAACGTCATCATCACGCTCGGCTCCAAGGGCGTGCACGCGGCCCTGTATGGCGGCGATTTCACCTTCCCGGCCGAGGTGGTGCAAGCCGTCGATACGACGGCCGCCGGCGACACCTTTATCGGCGGCTTTGTCGCCGGCCTGGCGTCCGGCATGGACGAGGCCGAAGCGATCCAGCAAGGCCAGCGCGCAGCCGCCTGGAGCGTCACCAAGCCCGGTGCGCAAACCTCGATTCCCCACTTGCACGAGCTGTTCTGA